From a single Prionailurus bengalensis isolate Pbe53 chromosome A1, Fcat_Pben_1.1_paternal_pri, whole genome shotgun sequence genomic region:
- the LOC122470629 gene encoding olfactory receptor 14K1, with amino-acid sequence MMNQTLLMEFSLMGFTESQMLLRLHTVVFSLIYLVAMMENLIIILLTVLDQRLHSPMYFFLRHLSFVDLCLISATLPKSILNSITFSDFISFLGCVLQLFCVVLLSGSEIGILTAMSYDRYIAICHPLHYEGVMSKGVCVQLMTISWLNGRVLGILYSSGTFSLNFCGSTKIHQFFCDVPALLKLSCSKEYATINVCVAIGVCYAFSCLVCIVISYVYIFTTVLKIPTRQKRSRAFSTCLPHLIVVSAFLLTGAIAYLKPVSDEPSLLDLFVSVFYSVVPPTLNPVIYCLRSKDIKSALGKILSKVERSGIMER; translated from the coding sequence atgatgaatCAAACACTACTAATGGAATTCTCGCTCATGGGATTTACTGAGAGCCAGATGCTATTGAGGCTACATACTGTGGTATTCTCACTGATCTACCTAGTGGCCATGATGGAGAATTTAATTATCATCCTCCTCACAGTTCTTGATCAACGCCTCCACAGTCCAATGTACTTTTTCCTAAGGCATTTGTCTTTTGTAGATCTGTGCCTCATTTCTGCCACACTACCCAAATCCATCCTCAATTCCATCACCTTCAGTGACTTCATCTCTTTTCTGGGATGTGTGTTACAGCTCTTCTGTGTGGTACTACTGTCTGGGTCAGAGATTGGCATACTCACTGCAATGTCCTATGACCGCTATATTGCCATCTGTCATCCTCTGCATTATGAGGGTGTTATGAGCAAAGGGGTCTGTGTCCAGCTAATGACTATTTCCTGGCTCAATGGACGGGTTTTGGGAATCTTGTACTCATCTGGGACATTCTCCTTAAACTTTTGTGGGTCAACTAAGATCCATCAGTTCTTCTGTGATGTCCCTGCTCTACTAAAACTCAGTTGTTCTAAGGAATATGCAACTATTAATGTCTGTGTGGCCATTGGGGTCTGTTATGCATTTTCATGTTTAGTTTGCATTGTGATctcttatgtatatatttttaccacCGTGTTAAAGATCCCAACCAGACAGAAGCGGTCCAGAGCCTTTTCCACCTGCCTGCCTCACCTCATTGTGGTGAGTGCATTCCTTCTAACAGGTGCTATTGCTTATTTAAAGCCAGTTTCTGATGAGCCTTCTCTTCTGGActtgtttgtgtctgtgttctaTTCTGTGGTACCTCCAACCTTGAACCCTGTTATTTACTGTCTGAGAAGCAAAGATATTAAATCAGCCCTAGGGAAAATCCTAAGTAAAGTTGAAAGGAGTGGAATAATGGAAAGATGA